In a genomic window of Lycium ferocissimum isolate CSIRO_LF1 chromosome 9, AGI_CSIRO_Lferr_CH_V1, whole genome shotgun sequence:
- the LOC132029744 gene encoding probable boron transporter 7, whose product MEKPKTPLKGVLDDIKGRITCYKRDWLDSCGTGVRILAPTAYIFFASALPVIAFGEQLSRETDGAMSTVETLASTAICGIIHSILGGQPLLILGVAEPTIIMYTYLYTFVKDRPDMGPKLFVAWAGWVCIWTALMLFLLAIFNACNIIPRFTRLAGELFGMLITVLFLQEAIKGVVSEFTIPKGEDPEREEFHFHWLYTNGLLAVIFSFGVLLASIKSRGARSWRYGTGWMRSFIADYGVPLMVVLWTAMSFGVPGKIPSEIPRRLFCPLPWEAKSLYHWTVIKDMVRVPVLYIFAAFIPALMIAGLYFFDHSVAAQMAQQKEFNLKNPSAYHYDLFLLGVMTLICGLLGIPPSNGVLPQSPMHTKSLAVLKRQLIRKKMVKCAKEGIKQNATKSEIYGKMHAVFVEMDATSKRTADKELENLRAAVMKQDDGEDGPEEKFDLEKHIDAHLPVRVNEQRVSNFLQSLLVGCCVLAIPVIKKIPTSVLWGYFAYMAIDSLPGNQFWERLLLLFIPSGRRFKVFEGLHASYVELVPFKFIVKFTMLQFLYFLICFGVSWIPIAGILFPLPFFLLIPIREHVLPKYFPPEYLKELDAAEYDEFAGVPKEREIADEENGDDFSDAEILDEMTTHRGELKHRSVSLTERQHQVYPHETSEV is encoded by the exons ATGGAGAAACCGAAAACTCCCTTAAAGGGAGTCCTTGATGATATTAAAGGAAGGATAACATGCTACAAACGCGATTGGCTTGACTCATGTGGCACAGGCGTAAG GATACTGGCTCCAACAGCATACATTTTCTTTGCTTCTGCTCTTCCTGTGATTGCTTTCGGAGAGCAATTGAGTAGAGAAACAG ATGGAGCTATGAGCACAGTTGAAACACTTGCTTCTACTGCTATATGTGGAATCATCCATTCCATTTTGGGTGGACAGCCTCTGTTGATCTTAGGAGTTGCAGAACCAACAATTATCATGTATACCTACTTGTACACTTTTGTTAAGGATAGACCAGACATGGGGCCAAAGCTGTTTGTTGCCTGGGCAGGATG GGTTTGTATCTGGACCGCGTTGATGCTGTTTCTTCTTGCTATATTCAATGCTTGCAATATCATACCTAGGTTTACGAGGCTTGCAGGGGAACTCTTTGGCATGTTAATCACAGTTCTTTTCCTCCAAGAGGCTATTAAG GGAGTAGTGAGTGAATTTACTATTCCAAAAGGTGAAGATCCGGAACGAGAGGAGTTCCACTTTCATTGGCTCTACACGAATGGGTTACTGGCAGTTATTTTCTCGTTTGGTGTTCTTTTAGCTTCTATTAAAAGTAGAGGAGCTAGATCATGGCGTTATGGAACAG GTTGGATGCGAAGTTTTATAGCCGACTATGGGGTTCCCCTTATGGTTGTGTTGTGGACAGCAATGTCTTTTGGTGTGCCTGGAAAAATTCCCTCTGAAATTCCTCGAAGGCTCTTTTGTCCTCTCCCTTGGGAGGCTAAATCATTATACCACTGGACTGTGATCAAG GATATGGTAAGGGTCCCAGTGTTGTATATCTTTGCGGCCTTCATTCCAGCTCTCATGATAGCTGGTCTATACTTTTTCGATCACAGTGTTGCTGCACAGATGGCACAACAGAAGGAGTTCAATCTTAAAAACCCATCTGCTTACCATTATGATTTGTTTTTGCTTGGGGTCATG ACTTTGATATGCGGATTACTTGGAATTCCCCCTTCTAACGGGGTACTTCCACAATCACCAATGCATACAAAGAGCCTTGCTGTACTCAAGAGACAG TTAATTCGGAAGAAAATGGTGAAGTGTGCGAAGGAAGGTATTAAGCAGAATGCAACAAAATCAGAGATATATGGAAAGATGCATGCCGTCTTCGTTGAGATGGATGCTACATCAAAG CGCACGGCAGATAAAGAGTTGGAGAACTTGAGGGCAGCTGTTATGAAACAGGACGATGGAGAAGATGGACCAGAAGAAAAATTTGACCTTGAGAAGCACATTGATGCCCACTTGCCTGTCCGAGTAAATGAGCAAAGAGTTAGCAACTTTTTGCAATCTCTACTTGTGGGATGCTGTGTGCTTGCTATACCTGTGATCAAGAAGATACCCACCTCAGTCCTTTGGGGATATTTTGCATACATGGCCATTGACAGTCTCCCTGGTAATCAATTCTGGGAGAGGCTGCTGCTGCTTTTTATTCCTTCTGGTAGAAGATTCAA GGTCTTCGAAGGGCTACATGCCTCCTATGTTGAGTTGGTCCCATTCAAATTCATTGTCAAGTTTACAATGCTCCAGTTCCTGTATTTCTTAATTTGTTTCGGAGTATCATGGATACCTATCGCTGGAATACTATTCCCTTTGCCTTTCTTCCTTCTCATACCTATTAGAGAGCATGTTCTTCCCAAGTATTTCCCACCTGAGTATCTTAAGGAATTAGATGCAGCTGAGTACGACGAATTTGCTGGTGTTCCAAag GAGAGAGAGATAGCTGATGAAGAAAATGGTGATGATTTCTCTGATGCTGAGATATTGGATGAGATGACAACACACAGAGGTGAACTAAAACACAGATCTGTCAGCCTTACCGAAAGGCAACATCAG GTTTATCCACACGAGACTTCTGAAGTGTAA